The proteins below are encoded in one region of Macaca nemestrina isolate mMacNem1 chromosome 10, mMacNem.hap1, whole genome shotgun sequence:
- the LOC105494016 gene encoding keratin, type II cytoskeletal 6A-like: MASTSTTIRSHSSSRRGFSAGSARLPGVSRSGFSSVSVSRSRGSGGLGGACGGAGFGSRSLYGLGGSKRISIGGGSCAIGGGYGSRAGGSYGFGGAGSGFGFGGGAGIGFGLGGGAGLAGGFGGPGFPVCPPGGIQEVTVNQSLLTPLNLQIDPAIQRVRAEEREQIKTLNNKFASFIDKVRFLEQQNKVLETKWTLLQEQGTKTVRQNLEPLFEQYINNLRRQLDSIVGERGRLDSELRGMQDLVEDFKNKYEDEINKRTAAENEFVTLKKDVDAAYMNKVELQAKADTLTDEINFLRALYEAELSQMQTHISDTSVVLSMDNNRNLDLDSIIAEVKAQYEEIAQRSRAEAESWYQSKYEELQVTAGRHGDDLRNTKQEIAEINRMIQRLRSEIDHVKKQCASLQAAIADAEQRGEMALKDAKNKLEGLEDALQKAKQDLARLLKEYQELMNVKLALDVEIATYRKLLEGEECRLNGEGVGQVNISVVQSTVSSGYGGASGVGSGLGLGGGSSYSYGSGLGVGGGFSSSSGRAIMGGLSSVGGGSSTIKYTTTSSSSRKSYKH; the protein is encoded by the exons ATGGCCAGCACATCCACCACCATCAGGAGCCACAGCAGCAGCCGCAGGGGCTTCAGTGCCGGCTCAGCCAGGCTCCCTGGGGTCAGCCGCTCTGGCTTCAGCAGCGTCTCCGTGTCCCGCTCCAGGGGCAGTGGTGGCCTGGGTGGCGCATGTGGAGGAGCTGGCTTTGGCAGCCGCAGCCTGTATGGCCTGGGGGGCTCCAAGAGGATCTCCATTGGAGGAGGCAGCTGTGCCATCGGTGGCGGCTATGGCAGCAGAGCCGGAGGCAGCTATGGCTTTGGTGGCGCCGGGAGTGGATTTGGTTTCGGTGGTGGAGCCGGCATTGGCTTTGGTCTGGGTGGTGGAGCCGGCCTTGCTGGTGGCTTTGGGGGCCCTGGCTTCCCTGTGTGCCCCCCTGGAGGCATCCAAGAGGTCACCGTCAACCAGAGTCTCCTGACTCCCCTCAACCTGCAAATCGACCCCGCCATCCAGCGGGTGCGGGCCGAGGAGCGCGAGCAGATCAAGACCCTCAACAACAAGTTCGCCTCCTTCATCGACAAG GTGCGGTTCCTGGAGCAGCAGAACAAGGTTCTGGAAACCAAGTGGACCCTGCTGCAGGAGCAGGGAACCAAGACCGTGAGGCAGAACCTGGAGCCGTTGTTCGAGCAGTACATCAACAACCTCAGGAGGCAGCTGGACAGCATCGTTGGGGAACGGGGCCGCCTGGACTCGGAGCTCAGAGGCATGCAGGACCTGGTGGAGGACTTCAAGAACAA ATATGAGGATGAAATCAACAAGCGCACAGCAGCAGAGAATGAATTTGTGACTCTGAAGAAG GACGTGGATGCTGCCTACATGAACAAGGTTGAACTGCAAGCCAAGGCAGACACTCTCACAGACGAGATCAACTTCCTGAGAGCCTTGTATGAAGCA GAGCTGTCCCAGATGCAGACCCACATCTCAGACACATCCGTGGTGCTGTCCATGGACAACAACCGCAACCTGGACCTGGACAGCATCATCGCTGAGGTCAAGGCCCAATATGAGGAGATTGCTCAGAGGAGCCGGGCTGAGGCTGAGTCTTGGTACCAGAGCAAG TACGAGGAGCTGCAGGTCACAGCGGGCAGACATGGGGACGACCTGCGCAACACCAAGCAGGAGATTGCTGAGATCAACCGCATGATCCAGAGGCTAAGATCTGAGATCGACCACGTCAAGAAGCAG TGTGCCAGCCTGCAGGCCGCCATTGCTGATGCTGAGCAGCGTGGGGAAATGGCACTCAAGGATGCCAAGAACAAGCTGGAAGGGCTGGAGGATGCCCTGCAGAAGGCCAAGCAGGACCTGGCCCGGCTGCTGAAGGAGTACCAGGAGTTGATGAACGTGAAGCTGGCCCTGGACGTGGAGATTGCCACCTACCGCAAGCTGCTGGAGGGCGAGGAGTGCAG GCTGAATGGCGAAGGCGTTGGACAAGTCAACATCT CTGTGGTACAATCCACCGTCTCCAGTGGCTATGGCGGTGCCAGTGGTGTCGGCAGTGGCTTAGGCCTGGGTGGAGGAAGCAGCTACTCCTATGGCAGTGGTCTTGGTGTTGGAGGTGGCTTCAGTTCCAGCAGCGGCAGAGCCATTATGGGTGGCCTCAGCTCTGTTGGAGGCGGCAGTTCTACCATCAAGtacaccaccacctcctcctccagcaGGAAGAGCTACAAGCACTGA